In Blastopirellula sediminis, the following proteins share a genomic window:
- a CDS encoding flagellar protein FlgN, with translation MHAYAETDELVQLIAQKHDLLSKLQLLSRRQLQLSGHSDHITDLMRVVAAKQTLIEMLLNVDRQLDPHRLCDPESRHWRSPLDRHRCSEATRECQAMLDELKQLESEAEQRVRTNRDEISRSLQMTQGSTVALDGYASTSGPTHRIDFTAG, from the coding sequence ATGCACGCCTACGCCGAAACGGACGAACTCGTACAGCTGATCGCGCAGAAGCACGATCTGTTGTCGAAGTTGCAGCTGTTGTCGCGACGCCAGTTGCAGTTGTCGGGACACAGCGACCATATCACCGACTTGATGCGCGTCGTCGCCGCCAAGCAGACGTTGATCGAAATGCTGCTCAACGTCGATCGGCAGCTCGACCCGCATCGCCTGTGCGATCCCGAGTCGCGTCATTGGCGCTCGCCGCTGGATCGTCATCGCTGCAGCGAAGCGACCCGCGAGTGCCAGGCGATGCTCGACGAACTGAAACAATTGGAAAGCGAGGCGGAACAACGCGTTCGCACCAATCGAGATGAGATTTCCCGAAGTTTGCAAATGACCCAGGGATCTACTGTGGCGCTCGACGGTTATGCGTCGACGTCGGGGCCGACTCACCGCATTGACTTTACAGCAGGTTAA